One window from the genome of Aeromonas sp. FDAARGOS 1405 encodes:
- a CDS encoding F0F1 ATP synthase subunit epsilon yields MAEMISFHLDVVSAEGKLFSGRVQSAQVSGSEGELGLRHGHAPLLTAIKPGLVRLVKQNGTEEVLYISGGMLEVQPESVTVLADTAIRADDLDEAKAQEAKRAAEERIHSSHGDIDYAQAATELAKAMAQLRVIDIVKKNYR; encoded by the coding sequence ATGGCAGAGATGATCTCCTTTCACCTGGACGTGGTGAGCGCCGAAGGAAAACTGTTTTCCGGTCGCGTGCAATCCGCTCAGGTATCAGGCTCCGAAGGTGAGTTGGGTCTCCGCCACGGTCATGCTCCGTTGCTGACTGCCATCAAGCCGGGCCTGGTCCGCTTGGTGAAGCAGAACGGAACTGAAGAGGTGCTGTACATCTCCGGCGGTATGCTGGAAGTACAACCTGAATCCGTGACCGTGCTGGCGGACACCGCGATTCGTGCTGACGACTTGGATGAGGCGAAAGCCCAGGAAGCCAAGCGCGCAGCCGAAGAGCGGATCCACAGCTCCCATGGTGATATCGACTACGCCCAGGCCGCCACCGAGCTGGCCAAGGCGATGGCTCAACTGCGAGTCATCGATATCGTCAAAAAGAATTACCGCTAA